Proteins co-encoded in one Malus sylvestris chromosome 7, drMalSylv7.2, whole genome shotgun sequence genomic window:
- the LOC126630333 gene encoding vesicle-associated protein 1-2 isoform X2, which produces MSTGELLSIEPQELQFPFELRKQISCSLQLSNKTNDYVAFKVKTTNPKKYCVRPNTGVVLPRSTCDVIVTMQAQKEAPLDMQCKDKFLLQSVVASPGTTTKDITAEMFNKESGHNVEECKLRVLYVAPPRPPSPVREGSEEGSSPRASVDNGSAAASEFKAASRAFSEQHEPQDNSSEARTLIARLTEEKNSAIQQTNRLQQELVRNFLLRSF; this is translated from the exons ATGAGCACCGGCGAGCTTCTCAGCATCGAACCCCAAGAGCTCCAATTCCCCT TTGAATTGAGGAAGCAGATCTCTtgctctctgcaactctccaACAAAACCAACGACTATGTGGCTTTCAAG GTAAAAACAACAAATCCCAAGAAGTATTGTGTTAGACCAAACACGGGGGTTGTGTTGCCAAGGTCCACATGTGATGTTATAG TGACAATGCAAGCACAAAAGGAGGCGCCTTTGGATATGCAATGCAAGGACAAGTTCCTTCTTCAGAGCGTCGTTGCCAGCCCTGGGACGACCACCAAGGACATCACTGCAGAGATG tTCAATAAGGAGTCGGGGCATAATGTTGAAGAGTGTAAGTTGAGGGTTCTCTATGTTGCTCCGCCTCGGCCACCATCGCCGGTTCGCGAAGGTTCAGAGGAAGGTTCATCACCCAGGGCTTCAGTGGACAACGGGAGTGCAGCTGCTTCTGAGTTCAAAGCT GCTTCAAGAGCTTTCTCTGAGCAACACGAGCCTCAAGATAACTCATCTGAG GCAAGGACATTAATCGCTAGGCTGACTGAGGAGAAAAATTCTGCCATTCAGCAAACTAACAGGCTTCAACAAGAACTGGTGAGGAACTTTTTGCTTCGGTCATTTTAA
- the LOC126630333 gene encoding vesicle-associated protein 1-2 isoform X1 — translation MSTGELLSIEPQELQFPFELRKQISCSLQLSNKTNDYVAFKVKTTNPKKYCVRPNTGVVLPRSTCDVIVTMQAQKEAPLDMQCKDKFLLQSVVASPGTTTKDITAEMFNKESGHNVEECKLRVLYVAPPRPPSPVREGSEEGSSPRASVDNGSAAASEFKAASRAFSEQHEPQDNSSEARTLIARLTEEKNSAIQQTNRLQQELDVLRRGANRSAGGIPFIYVLLVGLIGIILGYILKKT, via the exons ATGAGCACCGGCGAGCTTCTCAGCATCGAACCCCAAGAGCTCCAATTCCCCT TTGAATTGAGGAAGCAGATCTCTtgctctctgcaactctccaACAAAACCAACGACTATGTGGCTTTCAAG GTAAAAACAACAAATCCCAAGAAGTATTGTGTTAGACCAAACACGGGGGTTGTGTTGCCAAGGTCCACATGTGATGTTATAG TGACAATGCAAGCACAAAAGGAGGCGCCTTTGGATATGCAATGCAAGGACAAGTTCCTTCTTCAGAGCGTCGTTGCCAGCCCTGGGACGACCACCAAGGACATCACTGCAGAGATG tTCAATAAGGAGTCGGGGCATAATGTTGAAGAGTGTAAGTTGAGGGTTCTCTATGTTGCTCCGCCTCGGCCACCATCGCCGGTTCGCGAAGGTTCAGAGGAAGGTTCATCACCCAGGGCTTCAGTGGACAACGGGAGTGCAGCTGCTTCTGAGTTCAAAGCT GCTTCAAGAGCTTTCTCTGAGCAACACGAGCCTCAAGATAACTCATCTGAG GCAAGGACATTAATCGCTAGGCTGACTGAGGAGAAAAATTCTGCCATTCAGCAAACTAACAGGCTTCAACAAGAACTG GATGTTTTGAGGCGCGGGGCCAACAGGAGTGCTGGCGGTATTCCATTTATCTATGTTCTTCTAGTTGGCTTGATTGGCATTATTTTGGGGTACATTCTGAAGAAGACATGA
- the LOC126629986 gene encoding uncharacterized protein LOC126629986 produces MASLAQPPFMMSANIVRRVHPAMQKSVKTPNTIHMPTFSHIWIKLSPVCCTKLTRWEPSSASYAPTESAGDNFLNKTSNIFETLSSISNDEAPETNSETHTDASNQTKTEFQVLKWPMWLLGPSLLLITGMVPTLWLPISSIFLGPNIASLLSLVGLDCIYNLGATLFLLMADSCARPKQPEQACKSKPPFSYQFWNMVATVSGFIVPLIMAFGSHKGFLQPQLPFISFAVLLGPYLLLISVQILTEMLTWHWQSPVWLVTPVVYESYRLLQLMRGLKLGTELSAPAWMMHTIRGLVSWWVLILGMQLMRVAWFAGFSARTRKQEPPSADD; encoded by the coding sequence ATGGCATCATTAGCTCAACCTCCATTCATGATGTCTGCCAATATTGTTCGCAGAGTCCACCCTGCAATGCAGAAATCAGTGAAAACACCAAATACAATACATATGCCCACCTTTTCTCACATTTGGATAAAACTTTCCCCTGTTTGCTGCACAAAACTGACTCGCTGGGAGCCCTCATCTGCCTCATACGCCCCCACGGAGAGTGCTGGTGACAACTTCTTGAATAAAACCTCCAACATATTTGAAACCCTTTCTTCTATTAGCAATGATGAAGCACCAGAAACCAACAGTGAAACGCATACTGATGCAAGTAATCAGACAAAAACGGAGTTTCAGGTCCTCAAATGGCCAATGTGGCTCTTGGGCCCTTCTCTTCTCCTCATCACCGGCATGGTGCCAACTTTGTGGCTACCAATATCTTCCATATTCCTAGGCCCCAACATAGCCAGCCTGCTTTCCTTGGTCGGACTTGATTGTATATATAATCTTGGCGCAACCCTTTTTCTACTCATGGCCGATTCTTGTGCTCGGCCTAAACAGCCAGAACAAGCCTGTAAAAGCAAGCCCCCATTTAGCTACCAGTTTTGGAATATGGTTGCAACCGTGTCTGGATTTATCGTTCCCCTAATAATGGCTTTTGGATCCCATAAGGGTTTCCTCCAACCCCAGCTGCCTTTCATCTCATTTGCAGTTCTATTGGGTCCCTACCTTCTGCTTATTTCAGTACAGATTCTGACAGAGATGCTGACTTGGCATTGGCAGTCACCGGTTTGGCTTGTGACCCCTGTAGTGTACGAGTCTTACCGGCTGTTGCAGCTGATGAGGGGATTGAAGCTTGGAACTGAGCTCAGTGCACCAGCATGGATGATGCATACGATCAGAGGACTAGTGTCGTGGTGGGTACTGATTCTTGGCATGCAGCTGATGAGAGTTGCTTGGTTTGCTGGTTTCAGCGCTCGAACTCGTAAGCAGGAGCCGCCTTCTGCTGATGACTAG